One window from the genome of Streptomyces sp. WZ-12 encodes:
- a CDS encoding aminopeptidase P family protein has product MTDELTPETPDEEEQPIKQRKNGLYPGVSDELAENMKSGWADTELHDLAPIAQAGHAADRRAALSARFPGERLVIPAGLLKTRANDTEYAFRAATEYVYLTGDQTDGSVLVLEPRADGAEGHEETLYRLPRSNRENGEFWLNGMGELWVGRRHSLDEAAALLGIACKDVRELPEQLREATGPVRVVRGYDAPLEQALHDKVTAERDEELRVYLSEARLVKDAFEIGELQKAVDATARGFADVVKVLDKAEATSERYIEGTFFLRARVEGNDVGYGSICAAGPHATTLHWVRNDGAVRSGELLLLDAGVETITLYTADVTRTLPINGRYTDLQRKIYDAVYEAQEAGIAAVKPGASFRDFHDAAQRVLAEKLVEWGLVEGPVERVLELGLQRRWTLHGTGHMLGLDVHDCAAARTESYVNGTLEPGMVLTVEPGLYFQADDLTVPEEYRGIGIRIEDDILVTEDGNRNLSTALPRRSDEVEAWMADLLGK; this is encoded by the coding sequence GTGACCGACGAGCTCACTCCGGAGACCCCGGACGAGGAAGAGCAGCCGATCAAGCAGCGCAAGAACGGCCTGTACCCGGGCGTCTCGGACGAGCTCGCGGAGAACATGAAGAGCGGCTGGGCCGACACCGAGCTGCACGACCTCGCGCCGATCGCGCAGGCCGGGCACGCCGCCGACCGCCGCGCCGCGCTCTCCGCGCGCTTCCCCGGCGAGCGCCTGGTGATCCCCGCGGGCCTGCTCAAGACCCGCGCCAACGACACCGAGTACGCCTTCCGCGCCGCGACCGAGTACGTCTACCTCACCGGCGACCAGACCGACGGCAGCGTCCTCGTCCTGGAGCCGCGCGCCGACGGCGCCGAGGGCCACGAGGAGACGCTCTACCGCCTGCCGCGCTCCAACCGCGAGAACGGCGAGTTCTGGCTCAACGGCATGGGCGAGCTGTGGGTCGGCCGCCGGCACAGCCTCGACGAGGCCGCGGCGCTGCTCGGCATCGCCTGCAAGGACGTCCGCGAGCTGCCCGAGCAGCTCAGGGAGGCCACCGGCCCGGTCCGGGTGGTCCGCGGGTACGACGCCCCGCTGGAGCAGGCGCTGCACGACAAGGTCACCGCGGAGCGGGACGAAGAGCTGCGGGTGTACCTCTCCGAGGCCCGGCTGGTGAAGGACGCGTTCGAGATCGGCGAGCTCCAGAAGGCCGTGGACGCAACCGCGCGCGGCTTCGCGGACGTCGTCAAGGTCCTGGACAAGGCCGAGGCGACCAGCGAGCGCTACATCGAGGGCACCTTCTTCCTGCGCGCCCGGGTCGAGGGCAACGACGTCGGCTACGGCTCCATCTGCGCCGCCGGGCCGCACGCCACCACCCTGCACTGGGTCCGCAACGACGGCGCGGTCCGCTCCGGCGAGCTGCTGCTGCTGGACGCGGGCGTGGAGACCATCACCCTCTACACCGCGGACGTCACCCGCACCCTGCCGATCAACGGCCGCTACACCGACCTCCAGCGCAAGATCTACGACGCGGTCTACGAGGCCCAGGAGGCCGGCATCGCGGCGGTGAAGCCGGGCGCCTCCTTCCGCGACTTCCACGACGCGGCCCAGCGGGTGCTCGCCGAGAAGCTGGTGGAGTGGGGCCTGGTGGAGGGCCCGGTCGAGCGGGTCCTGGAGCTGGGCCTCCAGCGCCGCTGGACCCTGCACGGCACCGGCCACATGCTCGGCCTGGACGTCCACGACTGCGCCGCGGCCCGCACCGAGAGCTACGTCAACGGCACGCTGGAGCCCGGCATGGTGCTGACCGTCGAGCCCGGCCTGTACTTCCAGGCGGACGACCTGACCGTGCCCGAGGAGTACCGCGGCATCGGCATCCGGATCGAGGACGACATCCTGGTGACCGAGGACGGCAACCGCAATCTGTCGACGGCGCTGCCGCGCCGGTCGGACGAGGTCGAGGCGTGGATGGCGGACCTGCTCGGCAAGTGA
- a CDS encoding PP2C family protein-serine/threonine phosphatase, with amino-acid sequence MSAPHVPKVAGIEPALPSPTHTADPHVTPASAGASADGPSDADAPQDGARSGAPDAPAAPSPVEQIAAIQDRLAGWISDLSTLHDLTERLARTRTLEDALRELLRAGAFLVGARRGLVVLDPQDGLGPRTTVGLGLGHAEIGHIETVPRRALSFARILDGLPEPGAADGADPEARTEIAEPDIPGEQDLDPRLREVAARLGYAASYAVPLTADPIGRIGAAVWLYDEPAEPGDRRRHLVGLYRVHASEHLARLLELHRSRQTTRTLQTELLPSRLPRLPGVRLAVRHATGPRGGGDWYDALALPDGALGLAVGSVTGSGPSAVAAMGRLRASLRAYAVMEGEDPVAVLSDLELLMRLTEPARSATALFAFTEPPPGAAGGPGVPALPAGLDGPAPRKMVLAGAGHCPPLVLGDLRAEFVETSLSAPLGMLACWEAPSVEIEPAPGETVLLYSDGLLHRTGEPMDRAFARLHSAAAGVPRASRHDPEAVVDHIVKTVLPQGLNDPSAEEDVVLLAAYFAE; translated from the coding sequence ATGAGCGCCCCGCACGTTCCGAAAGTGGCTGGAATCGAACCAGCTCTCCCCTCTCCCACGCACACTGCCGATCCTCATGTGACGCCTGCCTCCGCCGGCGCCTCCGCTGACGGCCCGTCCGACGCCGACGCTCCCCAGGACGGCGCCCGCTCCGGCGCACCGGACGCCCCCGCCGCACCCTCCCCCGTGGAGCAGATCGCCGCCATCCAGGACCGGTTGGCCGGCTGGATCTCCGACCTCAGCACCCTCCACGACCTCACCGAACGGCTCGCCCGCACCCGGACGTTGGAGGACGCGCTGCGCGAACTCCTGCGGGCCGGCGCCTTCCTCGTCGGCGCCCGCCGCGGACTGGTCGTCCTCGACCCGCAGGACGGGCTCGGTCCGCGCACCACCGTGGGCCTCGGCCTCGGCCACGCCGAGATCGGTCACATCGAGACCGTGCCGCGCCGCGCCCTGTCGTTCGCGCGGATACTGGACGGCCTGCCCGAGCCCGGCGCGGCCGACGGTGCCGACCCCGAGGCCCGGACCGAGATCGCCGAACCGGACATCCCCGGGGAGCAGGACCTCGACCCCCGGCTCCGCGAGGTCGCCGCCCGCCTCGGCTACGCCGCCAGCTACGCCGTGCCGCTGACCGCCGACCCCATCGGCCGGATCGGCGCCGCGGTCTGGCTCTACGACGAGCCCGCCGAGCCCGGCGACCGCCGGCGCCACCTCGTCGGCCTCTACCGGGTGCACGCCTCCGAGCACCTCGCCCGGCTCCTCGAACTCCACCGCAGCCGACAGACCACCCGCACCCTGCAGACGGAGTTGCTGCCCAGCAGGCTGCCGCGGCTCCCCGGCGTCCGGCTCGCGGTGCGGCACGCCACCGGGCCGCGCGGCGGCGGCGATTGGTACGACGCGCTGGCGTTGCCGGACGGCGCGCTGGGGCTGGCGGTGGGCTCGGTCACCGGGTCCGGGCCGAGCGCGGTGGCCGCCATGGGGCGGCTGCGGGCCTCGCTGCGGGCCTACGCCGTGATGGAGGGCGAGGACCCGGTCGCGGTCCTCTCCGACCTGGAGCTGCTGATGCGGCTGACCGAGCCGGCCCGCAGCGCCACCGCGCTGTTCGCCTTCACCGAGCCGCCACCGGGGGCCGCGGGCGGGCCCGGTGTGCCCGCGCTGCCGGCGGGGCTCGACGGCCCGGCGCCGCGCAAGATGGTGCTGGCCGGGGCCGGTCACTGCCCGCCGCTGGTCCTCGGCGACCTGCGGGCGGAGTTCGTGGAGACCTCGCTCTCCGCGCCGCTCGGCATGCTGGCCTGCTGGGAGGCGCCCAGCGTGGAGATCGAACCGGCCCCCGGCGAGACCGTGCTGCTCTACAGCGACGGGCTGCTGCACCGCACCGGTGAGCCGATGGACCGGGCCTTCGCCCGTCTGCACTCCGCGGCCGCCGGCGTCCCCCGGGCGAGCCGGCACGACCCGGAGGCGGTGGTCGACCACATCGTCAAGACCGTGCTGCCGCAGGGTCTCAACGACCCCTCCGCGGAGGAGGACGTGGTTCTGCTCGCGGCGTATTTCGCCGAGTAG
- a CDS encoding bifunctional DNA primase/polymerase produces the protein MREILGRRRKPLFRRGGRSALLGAALHCATEWQWPVLPGVGLRPAGRQQAGGRLGLGERAPRRCNCPDPDCVVPGAHPFDPGLLAATTDPKMVRWWWTNRPDAPIVLATGGRAPCAVSLPAVAGARALAALDHFGVRTGPVVATPTRWSLLVSPYGLPELGELLSSRDRVPSSLRFHGEGGYLVLPPSPTGAGKVRWERPPAATRVAPRLPKVATIVDALVTASTATPDGGSRLAY, from the coding sequence ATGCGCGAGATCCTCGGAAGGCGACGCAAGCCCCTGTTCCGGCGCGGCGGGAGGTCAGCGCTGCTCGGTGCGGCGCTCCATTGCGCCACCGAGTGGCAGTGGCCCGTCCTCCCGGGCGTCGGACTGCGGCCCGCCGGCCGCCAGCAGGCGGGCGGGCGGCTCGGCCTAGGCGAGCGGGCACCCCGCCGCTGCAATTGCCCCGACCCCGACTGCGTGGTGCCGGGCGCCCACCCCTTCGACCCGGGGCTGTTGGCGGCCACCACCGACCCGAAGATGGTGCGGTGGTGGTGGACCAACCGCCCGGACGCGCCGATCGTCCTGGCGACCGGCGGCCGGGCCCCGTGCGCGGTGAGCCTGCCCGCGGTCGCCGGGGCCCGCGCGCTGGCCGCGCTGGACCACTTCGGCGTCCGCACCGGCCCCGTGGTGGCGACCCCGACCCGTTGGTCGCTGCTCGTATCGCCGTACGGGCTCCCGGAGTTGGGCGAACTGCTGAGCTCCCGGGACCGGGTGCCGAGTTCGCTGCGGTTCCACGGCGAGGGCGGCTATCTGGTGCTGCCGCCGTCCCCGACCGGTGCCGGCAAGGTCCGTTGGGAGCGCCCGCCGGCGGCCACCCGGGTCGCGCCCCGGTTGCCGAAGGTCGCCACGATCGTCGACGCGCTGGTCACGGCGAGCACCGCCACCCCCGACGGCGGCAGCCGGCTCGCGTACTGA
- a CDS encoding ATP-binding protein, translating into MSIWWSLHLRREPASVPLARRLLLGAMETAGVDPDICYDLSVALSEACANAVEHGGDATDDYRVTAYLDGDTCRIEVTDSGPGFRRPAPPHTAADRSSLPTPAPVPTPAQAPGYAEDGRGLFLIEALTDHVQYRNRTGRRGAVVSFDKILKWREGAPLPMAS; encoded by the coding sequence ATGAGCATCTGGTGGTCCCTCCATCTGCGGCGTGAGCCCGCGAGCGTGCCGCTCGCCCGACGCCTGCTGCTGGGTGCGATGGAGACCGCCGGCGTCGACCCCGACATCTGTTACGACCTCTCGGTCGCCCTCTCCGAAGCCTGTGCCAACGCCGTCGAGCACGGCGGTGACGCCACCGACGACTACCGCGTCACCGCCTATCTCGACGGCGACACCTGCCGCATCGAGGTCACCGACTCCGGCCCCGGCTTCCGCCGCCCCGCCCCGCCGCATACCGCCGCGGACCGGTCGTCGTTGCCGACGCCGGCCCCCGTCCCCACCCCCGCGCAGGCCCCCGGATACGCCGAGGACGGCCGGGGGCTCTTTTTGATCGAGGCGCTCACCGACCACGTCCAGTACCGCAACCGCACCGGCCGGCGCGGTGCGGTGGTCAGCTTCGACAAGATCCTCAAGTGGCGCGAGGGCGCGCCGCTTCCGATGGCGTCCTGA
- a CDS encoding DUF5926 family protein, with translation MAKKRRPQPRAAAVQIKDGEVPVVGAREPCPCGSGRRYKACHGRQAAHAVTELVRRPFEGLPGECDWVALRELVPAATAPLTLKGGLPDGVPSVTLATVLPMAWPALRRDNGAVLLGLQNDTSSGDISRDLADTLQRALTTEPGHPVAAGRALADGPRLQDLLDLDAPFEPTVHTGFEFWVENAENATGEVAASLERANAAAIPTARIPGLEGAYWCEAPEKNHLRWVTEHPEEHLLDALARLHAAGTSALGEGTRLVGSFRAHGLVVPVWDLPSSMSADDVAGPAAAFQERLAKALATDAPLTAEERRARGGLTNRQVTLS, from the coding sequence ATGGCCAAGAAGCGCCGCCCCCAGCCCCGGGCCGCAGCAGTACAGATCAAGGACGGCGAGGTGCCGGTGGTCGGCGCCCGCGAGCCCTGCCCGTGCGGTTCCGGCCGCCGCTACAAGGCGTGCCACGGCCGGCAGGCCGCGCACGCCGTCACCGAGTTGGTGCGGCGCCCGTTCGAGGGGCTGCCCGGCGAGTGCGACTGGGTCGCGCTGCGCGAGCTGGTACCCGCCGCCACCGCCCCGTTGACGCTCAAGGGCGGGCTGCCCGACGGCGTGCCCTCGGTGACGCTGGCCACCGTGCTGCCGATGGCCTGGCCGGCGCTGCGCCGGGACAACGGCGCGGTGCTGCTCGGCCTTCAGAACGACACCTCGTCCGGCGACATCAGCCGGGACCTCGCCGACACCCTCCAGCGGGCGCTGACCACCGAGCCCGGCCACCCGGTCGCCGCCGGCCGGGCCCTCGCCGACGGGCCGCGGCTGCAGGACCTGTTGGACCTGGACGCTCCTTTTGAGCCGACCGTCCACACCGGCTTCGAGTTCTGGGTGGAGAACGCCGAGAACGCCACCGGCGAGGTCGCCGCCTCCCTGGAGCGGGCCAACGCCGCGGCCATCCCCACCGCCCGCATCCCGGGCCTGGAGGGCGCGTACTGGTGCGAGGCCCCGGAGAAGAACCACCTGCGCTGGGTCACCGAGCACCCCGAGGAGCACCTGCTCGACGCGCTCGCCCGGCTGCACGCCGCCGGCACCTCCGCGCTCGGCGAAGGCACCCGGCTGGTCGGCTCGTTCCGGGCGCACGGCCTGGTCGTCCCGGTGTGGGACCTGCCGTCCTCGATGAGCGCCGACGACGTCGCCGGGCCGGCCGCCGCGTTCCAGGAGCGGCTGGCCAAGGCGCTCGCCACCGACGCGCCGCTGACCGCCGAGGAGCGCCGGGCCCGCGGCGGGCTCACCAACCGTCAGGTCACGCTGAGCTGA
- a CDS encoding TetR/AcrR family transcriptional regulator, whose product MTTAHQAPGESRPGGRTARTRRAVLAAVSEELAEGGFARLTMERLAQRSGVHLATLYRRWRSVDKLVCELLVEVSHEVPLPDTGGLQGDLRALAHAIGRFYGAVRTRCLIEAMVAAAARDPQAAEALRSFFDERLGLAGAMVRRGVERGELPADTDPKAVMAALGAPFYYRILIARGAVDPALAESTATAVWAAARAGAYATAGGGEGATGEGDLSDNDDGAPGRTV is encoded by the coding sequence GTGACGACCGCGCATCAGGCCCCGGGCGAGAGCCGCCCCGGGGGGCGTACGGCCCGCACCCGCCGCGCCGTACTGGCCGCCGTCTCCGAGGAGTTGGCCGAGGGCGGCTTCGCCCGGCTCACCATGGAGCGGTTGGCCCAGCGCTCCGGGGTCCACCTCGCGACGCTCTACCGACGCTGGCGCAGCGTGGACAAGCTGGTCTGCGAGCTGCTGGTCGAGGTGAGCCACGAGGTGCCGCTGCCGGACACCGGCGGCCTCCAAGGCGATCTGCGGGCGCTGGCCCACGCGATAGGGCGGTTCTACGGGGCGGTCCGGACCCGTTGCCTGATCGAGGCGATGGTCGCCGCGGCGGCCCGCGACCCCCAGGCGGCGGAGGCGCTGCGGAGCTTCTTCGACGAACGGCTGGGGCTGGCCGGGGCGATGGTCCGGCGCGGCGTCGAGCGCGGCGAACTGCCCGCGGACACCGACCCCAAGGCGGTGATGGCGGCGCTCGGCGCGCCCTTCTACTACCGGATCCTGATCGCCCGCGGCGCGGTGGATCCGGCCCTCGCCGAGTCGACCGCCACCGCCGTCTGGGCCGCGGCCCGCGCGGGCGCGTACGCCACCGCCGGGGGCGGCGAAGGCGCCACCGGCGAAGGGGACTTGAGCGACAACGACGACGGCGCGCCGGGGCGGACGGTCTGA
- a CDS encoding SPFH domain-containing protein — MDRVRGEFIDIIEWTDDSRDTIVWRFPRYENEIKMGAKLIVRESQAAVFVNQGRIADVFAPGMYELQTGNLPILATLQGWKYGFHSPFKAEVYFVTTRQFTDLKWGTQNPVTVRDPEFGMVRLRAFGGYAARVSDPAKLITELAGTDPQFRTEEVEEFLRQLIVGRLGTLLASSGIPMLDLSARQGELGDRLAKALTDELATTHGLSIPKFIIENISLPPEVEQAIDARSRMGIIGNVDNYARLQAADAIRDAANNPGGAGEGIGLGLGMAAGQQMAQAFAPQQHQPQGQQPPAAPTPGGAAVPPPLPGQQHQWYVAVDGQQQGPYDHATFTGHIGSGAIRPGMLAWREGMASWQPVENVPELAQHFRATPPPLPPQA; from the coding sequence ATGGACCGCGTACGCGGCGAATTCATCGACATCATCGAGTGGACCGACGACAGTCGGGACACGATCGTCTGGCGCTTCCCGCGCTACGAGAACGAGATCAAGATGGGCGCCAAGCTCATCGTGCGCGAGTCGCAGGCCGCCGTCTTCGTCAACCAGGGCCGGATCGCCGACGTCTTCGCACCGGGCATGTACGAGCTCCAGACGGGGAACCTGCCGATCCTGGCGACCCTCCAGGGCTGGAAGTACGGCTTCCACTCGCCGTTCAAGGCAGAGGTCTACTTCGTCACCACCCGGCAGTTCACGGACCTGAAGTGGGGCACCCAGAACCCGGTCACGGTCCGGGACCCGGAGTTCGGCATGGTGCGGCTGCGGGCCTTCGGCGGCTACGCGGCGCGGGTCTCCGACCCCGCCAAGCTGATCACCGAACTCGCCGGCACCGACCCGCAGTTCCGCACCGAGGAGGTCGAGGAGTTCCTCCGGCAGCTGATCGTGGGGCGGCTGGGCACGCTCCTGGCCAGCTCGGGCATCCCGATGCTCGACCTCTCCGCGCGCCAGGGCGAACTCGGCGACCGGCTGGCCAAGGCGCTGACCGACGAACTGGCCACCACGCACGGCCTGTCCATCCCGAAGTTCATCATCGAGAACATCTCGCTGCCGCCCGAGGTCGAGCAGGCCATCGACGCCCGCAGCCGGATGGGCATCATCGGGAACGTCGACAACTACGCGCGCCTCCAGGCCGCGGACGCGATCCGGGACGCGGCGAACAACCCCGGCGGCGCCGGCGAGGGCATCGGCCTGGGGCTCGGCATGGCCGCCGGCCAGCAGATGGCGCAGGCGTTCGCGCCCCAGCAGCACCAGCCGCAGGGCCAGCAGCCGCCGGCCGCACCGACCCCCGGTGGCGCGGCCGTTCCGCCGCCGCTGCCCGGTCAGCAGCACCAGTGGTACGTGGCCGTGGACGGGCAGCAGCAAGGCCCCTACGACCACGCGACGTTCACCGGGCACATCGGCTCGGGCGCGATCCGGCCGGGCATGCTCGCCTGGCGGGAGGGCATGGCCTCATGGCAGCCGGTGGAGAACGTGCCGGAGCTCGCCCAGCACTTCCGCGCCACCCCGCCCCCGCTGCCGCCGCAGGCGTGA
- a CDS encoding FAD-binding dehydrogenase, with protein sequence MSEDADVIVVGAGLAGLVATHELTRAGRRVIVVDQESGANLGGQAFWSLGGLFLVDSPEQRRAGIKDSPELALSDWLDSAGFDREREDHWPRQWAQAYVDFAAGEKRRYLHDLGLRLTPTVGWAERGAGAARGHGNSVPRFHLTWGTGPEVVRVFAEPVRAAAERGLVQFRHRHRVDELIVEDGAAVGVRGTTLVPSDLPRGVASSREAEGEFTLRAQAVVVTSGGIGGNHELVRKNWPVDRVGPAPTSMITGVPAYVDGRMLQIAERAGGSLVNRDRMWHYTEGIKNWDPIWPDHAIRIIPGPSSLWLDATGRRLPAPLFPGHDTLGTLRHIVHTGHDHTWFLLTRSIVEKEFALSGSEQNPDITGKDLKLALARVKKGAPGPIQAFLDRGEDFVVRRTLRELVAGMNALEPSTPLDYAQVEREVLARDRAVAHPYSKDLQLMAVRNAREYWPDKLTRVAKPHRLLDPAHGPLIAVRLHVLTRKTLGGLETTLESQVVRPDGAPFDGLYAAGEVAGFGGGGVHGYNALEGTFLGGCIFSGRAAGRALARRLA encoded by the coding sequence ATGAGTGAGGACGCCGACGTCATCGTCGTCGGGGCCGGACTGGCCGGACTGGTCGCCACCCACGAACTCACCCGCGCGGGACGGCGGGTGATCGTCGTCGACCAGGAGAGCGGGGCCAACCTCGGTGGCCAGGCGTTCTGGTCGCTGGGCGGGCTGTTCCTGGTGGACAGCCCCGAGCAGCGGCGGGCCGGCATCAAGGACTCGCCCGAACTGGCGCTGTCCGACTGGCTGGACTCGGCCGGCTTCGACCGCGAGCGGGAGGACCACTGGCCGCGGCAGTGGGCGCAGGCGTACGTGGACTTCGCCGCCGGTGAGAAGCGCCGCTACCTCCACGACCTGGGGCTGCGGCTGACCCCCACCGTCGGCTGGGCCGAGCGCGGCGCCGGCGCCGCGCGTGGGCACGGCAACTCCGTGCCCCGCTTCCACCTCACTTGGGGCACCGGCCCCGAGGTCGTCCGGGTCTTCGCCGAGCCGGTGCGGGCCGCGGCCGAGCGCGGGCTGGTGCAGTTCCGACACCGGCACCGGGTCGACGAGTTGATCGTGGAGGACGGGGCGGCGGTCGGGGTGCGCGGCACCACGCTGGTGCCGTCGGACCTGCCGCGCGGCGTGGCCTCCTCGCGCGAGGCCGAGGGCGAGTTCACGCTCCGCGCGCAGGCGGTGGTGGTGACCTCCGGCGGCATCGGCGGCAACCACGAACTGGTGCGCAAGAACTGGCCGGTTGACCGGGTGGGCCCGGCCCCCACGTCGATGATCACCGGCGTGCCCGCCTACGTGGACGGGCGGATGCTCCAGATCGCCGAACGGGCCGGCGGCTCGCTGGTCAACCGCGACCGGATGTGGCACTACACGGAGGGCATCAAGAACTGGGACCCGATCTGGCCCGACCACGCGATCCGGATCATCCCCGGCCCGTCCTCGCTGTGGCTGGACGCCACCGGACGGCGGCTGCCCGCGCCGCTCTTCCCCGGCCACGACACCCTCGGCACCCTGCGCCACATCGTGCACACCGGCCACGACCACACCTGGTTCCTGCTCACCCGCTCCATCGTGGAGAAGGAGTTCGCGCTCTCCGGCTCCGAGCAGAACCCGGACATCACGGGCAAGGACCTCAAACTCGCCCTGGCGCGGGTGAAGAAGGGTGCGCCCGGCCCGATCCAGGCGTTCCTGGATCGCGGGGAGGACTTCGTCGTCCGGCGCACCCTGCGCGAACTGGTCGCCGGGATGAACGCCCTGGAGCCGTCAACTCCCCTGGATTACGCGCAGGTCGAGCGGGAGGTGCTGGCCCGGGACCGGGCGGTGGCCCACCCCTACTCCAAGGACCTCCAGTTGATGGCGGTGCGCAACGCGCGGGAGTACTGGCCGGACAAGCTCACCCGGGTCGCCAAACCGCACCGGCTGCTCGACCCGGCGCACGGCCCGTTGATCGCGGTCCGGCTGCACGTGCTGACCCGTAAGACGCTGGGCGGGTTGGAGACCACCTTGGAGTCGCAGGTGGTCCGGCCGGACGGGGCGCCCTTCGACGGGCTCTACGCGGCCGGTGAGGTGGCCGGCTTCGGCGGCGGCGGGGTGCACGGCTACAACGCGCTGGAGGGCACCTTCCTGGGCGGCTGCATCTTCTCGGGCCGGGCGGCGGGCCGGGCGCTGGCCCGGAGGCTGGCGTGA
- a CDS encoding SDR family oxidoreductase — MSGRAAGDGGGRTALVTGASSGIGAAVAAALVARGHRVLGTSRDPGAVAAPLPGVHYLPLDLADEASIEACAAAAGPVDVLVNNAGESQSGPFEELPMAAVRRLFQLNVLGAVRLTQLLLPGMRERGHGRVVMVGSMLASFPLAYRSSYVASKAALKGFADAARRELAPHGVALTTVEPGSIATGISARRTDYLADGSPFADGYRTMRAALDANEARGTAPERVAATVLKAIEAPRPRPHYAVGSNAPAVFLLRRLLPDAAVERMVARRHGLR; from the coding sequence GTGAGCGGCCGCGCGGCCGGCGACGGGGGCGGGCGCACCGCGCTGGTGACCGGGGCGTCCTCCGGCATCGGCGCCGCGGTGGCGGCGGCGCTGGTCGCCCGCGGCCACCGCGTCCTGGGGACCAGCCGCGACCCGGGGGCCGTCGCGGCGCCGCTGCCCGGCGTCCACTACCTCCCGCTCGACCTCGCCGACGAGGCGTCCATCGAGGCGTGCGCGGCCGCCGCGGGCCCGGTCGACGTGCTGGTCAACAACGCCGGCGAGAGCCAGAGCGGCCCCTTCGAGGAGCTCCCGATGGCCGCCGTCCGCCGCCTGTTCCAGCTCAACGTCCTCGGCGCCGTCCGCCTCACCCAACTCCTGCTGCCCGGAATGCGGGAGCGCGGCCACGGCCGGGTGGTGATGGTCGGCTCCATGCTGGCCAGCTTCCCGCTCGCCTACCGCTCCTCCTACGTCGCCTCCAAGGCCGCGCTCAAGGGCTTCGCGGACGCCGCCCGGCGCGAACTGGCGCCCCACGGCGTGGCGTTGACCACCGTCGAACCGGGCTCGATCGCCACCGGCATCAGCGCCCGGCGCACCGACTACCTCGCCGACGGCTCGCCGTTCGCGGACGGCTACCGCACGATGCGGGCCGCCCTCGACGCCAACGAGGCGCGCGGCACCGCCCCGGAGCGCGTCGCCGCCACCGTCCTCAAGGCGATCGAGGCGCCCCGCCCCCGGCCGCACTACGCGGTCGGCAGCAACGCCCCCGCGGTCTTCCTGCTGCGGCGGCTGCTGCCCGATGCGGCGGTGGAACGGATGGTGGCCCGCCGGCACGGGCTGCGCTGA
- a CDS encoding ATP-binding protein has translation MALVVAQEVPTSSIMAVPHGPAGVGMARRRMREELLASGVQDTVVDDAVLVLSELLSNACRHARPICEAQVPDSASARASADNCGAASDAVSDSASAPGASVRAAWRIDEQGRLIIAVTDGGGPTRPVPATPSVTARGGRGLAIIRSLAKDWGVRDSAPGEVTVWAALSLQGAFATRVDLGADLTADLTTDMAVGLPLSLRKAPREGTPRRPRNGRGATGLAFAEFDELP, from the coding sequence GTGGCGTTGGTGGTGGCACAAGAGGTGCCGACGTCGTCGATCATGGCCGTACCCCATGGTCCAGCGGGTGTCGGCATGGCCAGGCGGCGCATGCGAGAAGAGCTGTTGGCAAGTGGAGTTCAGGACACAGTCGTTGATGACGCGGTCCTGGTCCTTTCGGAACTGCTGAGCAATGCGTGTCGCCATGCGCGTCCGATATGCGAAGCCCAAGTACCGGATTCCGCATCCGCGAGAGCATCCGCGGACAACTGCGGCGCCGCGTCGGACGCGGTGTCGGATTCCGCTTCCGCTCCCGGCGCCTCGGTCCGCGCGGCCTGGCGGATCGACGAGCAGGGGCGACTGATCATCGCGGTCACCGACGGCGGCGGGCCGACCCGTCCGGTTCCGGCCACGCCGTCGGTCACCGCGCGCGGCGGCCGGGGGCTGGCGATCATCCGTTCGCTCGCCAAGGACTGGGGCGTGCGCGACTCCGCCCCGGGAGAGGTCACGGTCTGGGCCGCCCTCTCGCTTCAGGGCGCGTTCGCTACGCGCGTGGATCTGGGGGCGGACCTCACCGCCGACCTGACCACCGACATGGCCGTCGGGCTGCCGCTCTCGCTGCGGAAGGCCCCGCGCGAGGGCACGCCCCGCCGGCCGCGCAACGGCCGGGGCGCGACCGGCCTGGCCTTCGCGGAGTTCGACGAACTCCCCTAG